In Alphaproteobacteria bacterium LSUCC0719, the genomic window CCCCCGACGCCCCCATTGAGGACAATTGGCTCGACGCCTTTGTCGAATTGTTTTCCCTGTGTCGCGCCACGGCAGATGAAACCATCACCCTGATAGCCGAAACACAGAGCCGACAGGTGAATGTCACACTGGCGCGCCGCGCTCTGGACAGTATGAATCTGGCATATCAGACCATCACTGTTGCCAGCAAACAGACAACATCCGGCCCGATCATCAGGTCGACGGGTGCCTCGACGGCACTGACCGGCGAGGCGGCGGCTGTCCAGAGCCTGTGCCAGTCACATCTTGTGGTCGACCTGACGGTCGAGGGGGTGATGCATGCGCCGGAAACTGCCGGCATCCTGAAAGCCGGCGCGCGGATCATGACCATTTCGAACGAACATCCCGAAATCCTGTCACGGCTGCGCCCCGACCCGGCGATGAAGGATATTGTGCGCCACGCCGTTTCAGCCTGCCGCGCCGCCAGCAGGATGACGGTCACATCGCCTGCCGGCACCGACCTGACCATCGACATGACCGAGATCCCGACCGTAGGCGTCTGGGGATGGACCGACAGGCCGGGGACATTGGCACATTGGCCGGGCGGTCTTGTTGTCAGCTTTCCGCGCCAGGCAGCCTGCAACGGCACCATCATCTTTGCCCCCGGCGATATCAATCTGACCTTCAAACGCTATTTTGAGAGCGAAGTGCGCTGTGTGATACGAGATGATTTCATCACCGAGATCAGCGGCACCGGTACCGATGCCCAGCTGATGAAACGCTATCTTGACGGATTTGACGATCCGCTGGCCTTTGCCACCAGCCATGTCGGCTGGGGGTTGAACCCGGCGGCACGGTATGAAGCGCTGACAATGTATGACAAGGCCGATCTCAACGGCACCGAACTGCGCGCCCTTGCCGGCAATTTTCTGTATTCGACAGGTGCCAATGAATTTGCCGGCCGTTTCACCGAAGGGCATTTCGACCTGCCAATGATGGGATGCACCATCAGCCTCGACGATATGGTCGTGGTCCGCGACGGCGTGCCGGTATGACAACCACTCACCGCGGGTGGCGCAGATTGCAGGCCGCCGGGACAGGTTTTCTGGCTGCCGGAGACCGCGGCGGCACCGCGCCGACGCTTGTCTGTCTCCACGGCATTGGCGGTGATGCAACAAGTTTCCGGGCGCAGATCGACGGCATGGCCGGGCCACGGCAACAGGTACTGTCCTGGGATATGCCCGGCTATGGCGAATCAGCGCCGCTTGCCGGGATGGATTTTGCATCACTCTGCGCCCGGCTTTGCGCCGCGCTCGACGAGCTTGGCCTCAGCCGCGTCGTTATCGCCGGCCAGTCGATCGGTGGCATGATTGCCCAGGAAATGGCGATACGTCACCCTGAAAGAGTCGCCGGACTGGTGCTGATTGCCACCGTTCCGGCCTTTGGCGGACGCGATGACAGCTTCCGGGATTCCTTTCTTGCCGCAAGGCTGGCACCGCTTGATCGGGGAATCGGCATGGATCAGCTTGCCGCCGAGGCGATCCCGGCGGTGCTAGGCCCCGGGGCCGATACGGCCATGCGCCAGGATGCCATCGCCGTCATGGCGGCCATTCCCGAGGCCGCCTATCGCCAGGTCCTGGCGACGCTGGTCACCTTCAACAGGCGTGAGGACCAGCATCTGATCACCTGTCCATGCCTGCTGATCGCCGGCGGCAGGGACGACAACAGCCCCGCACGGGTGATGGAGACAATGGCCGCCCGGCTTTCAGATGCGGCATTGGTGGTGATTGAAAATGCCGGCCATCTGGTGAATAGTGAGGCAGGTCGGGAATGCAACAGGGCGATCACCGCCTTTTTACAGGATCTCGACCAGAATTTTTGACCACGCTGGCAATACTGATTTCGACGGGGACGGCGAAAGCCGGAAACAGCATGCATGATGGCAGCACATCACGACTTGATGAACAGCTTGTTGACGCGCCGATTTTCAATCCTGACAGCTGGAACCTGACCGATTTTGAAGCCGCGCTATGTGCAGAGACGCGCCAGCTTGCACAGTCGAAATTCGCGCCCCGTGCCAGCGAGATCGACCGCGAGGCGCGGTTCCCGACCGAGAACTACGCCGATCTGAAGGCGCATGATCTGCTTGGAATCTGCATTCCCACAGCGCATGGCGGGCGCGGCGCCGATCTGCGTGCCTATATGCTGGCGGCTGCCGAAATCGGCCGCTATTGCGGTGCCACCGCGCTGACCTTCAACATGCATGTCAGTTCCTGCCTGTGGACCGGCGTTCTGGCCGACGGCGTCGATATGAGCGCCGCACAGCGCGAGGAACACGCCCGGATGCGGGCCCGCCATTACAGGCGCATCCTCGATGAAGGCGCAATCTATGCCCAGCCCTTTTCCGAGGGCGGCGATGCGGCGGCCGGCAAGGCGGCGTTCGCCACCACGGCGCTGCGGACCGAGGGCGGCTGGATCGTCAATGGCCGCAAGATTTTTGCGTCATTGTCGGGCCATGCCGATTATTACGGGGTGCTGTGTACCGAGCTGGAGACGGCTGACAGCAGGCCATCACGCGCCAACACAATGTATGTCGCCGTGCCACGCGACGCCGCGGGCGTGTCTGTCGAGGGCCACTGGGACCCGCTTGGCATGCGCGGGACCGTGTCGAGAACGTTGATCTTCAAGGATGTCTTTATCCCGTTCGAAGAACAGCTGATGCCGCGCGGCGTCTATTTCAACGCCGCCAGGCAATGGCCACACATGTTCATGACCTTGACCCCAAGCTATATGGGAATCGCGCAGGCGGCCTATGATTTCACGGTCCGCTACCTTCGTGGCGAGATGCCGGGCACGCCGCCGGTGAAACGCCGCATGTATCCGACCAAACAGCTTGCCGTCGCGCAGATGAAAATCATGCTGGAACAGACAAAGTCGCTCTGGTTCCAGTCGATCAGCGAGGCGCGCCCCAATCCGGGCAAGGATTCGCTGCTGCGGGCCTG contains:
- a CDS encoding acyl-CoA dehydrogenase family protein; translation: MHDGSTSRLDEQLVDAPIFNPDSWNLTDFEAALCAETRQLAQSKFAPRASEIDREARFPTENYADLKAHDLLGICIPTAHGGRGADLRAYMLAAAEIGRYCGATALTFNMHVSSCLWTGVLADGVDMSAAQREEHARMRARHYRRILDEGAIYAQPFSEGGDAAAGKAAFATTALRTEGGWIVNGRKIFASLSGHADYYGVLCTELETADSRPSRANTMYVAVPRDAAGVSVEGHWDPLGMRGTVSRTLIFKDVFIPFEEQLMPRGVYFNAARQWPHMFMTLTPSYMGIAQAAYDFTVRYLRGEMPGTPPVKRRMYPTKQLAVAQMKIMLEQTKSLWFQSISEARPNPGKDSLLRAWAAQYSVMENANEIAQLAIRTCGGQAMLKSLPLERLYRDSRCGALMLPWTAELCTDMLGKGVLYEAGESDEDQA
- a CDS encoding peptidase M29, whose protein sequence is MPADSAPDAPIEDNWLDAFVELFSLCRATADETITLIAETQSRQVNVTLARRALDSMNLAYQTITVASKQTTSGPIIRSTGASTALTGEAAAVQSLCQSHLVVDLTVEGVMHAPETAGILKAGARIMTISNEHPEILSRLRPDPAMKDIVRHAVSACRAASRMTVTSPAGTDLTIDMTEIPTVGVWGWTDRPGTLAHWPGGLVVSFPRQAACNGTIIFAPGDINLTFKRYFESEVRCVIRDDFITEISGTGTDAQLMKRYLDGFDDPLAFATSHVGWGLNPAARYEALTMYDKADLNGTELRALAGNFLYSTGANEFAGRFTEGHFDLPMMGCTISLDDMVVVRDGVPV
- a CDS encoding alpha/beta fold hydrolase; protein product: MTTTHRGWRRLQAAGTGFLAAGDRGGTAPTLVCLHGIGGDATSFRAQIDGMAGPRQQVLSWDMPGYGESAPLAGMDFASLCARLCAALDELGLSRVVIAGQSIGGMIAQEMAIRHPERVAGLVLIATVPAFGGRDDSFRDSFLAARLAPLDRGIGMDQLAAEAIPAVLGPGADTAMRQDAIAVMAAIPEAAYRQVLATLVTFNRREDQHLITCPCLLIAGGRDDNSPARVMETMAARLSDAALVVIENAGHLVNSEAGRECNRAITAFLQDLDQNF